The Misgurnus anguillicaudatus chromosome 15, ASM2758022v2, whole genome shotgun sequence genome has a window encoding:
- the ugt5f1 gene encoding UDP glucuronosyltransferase 5 family, polypeptide F1: MTLDALGPLSCSQMEKRKHIFPYSSASSCGPAYQYRSACFAVFVQQINIYMPHIRMDFLFVILYIILTVTLPVHCGKILVFPHEGSHWINLNVLIQELHSRGHQVTVLRALDSWYIAEDSPHYVSITVPVFLGSDDKFYSSFVFRQLEIKRQGQSAWTRFKMDMSLKEKFSEVHKKICEMVIHIMEKDPVLIKQLKEASFDLMLTDPANGGGVVLAHYLHLPLVFSVRWTVHGEAHFAIAPSPLSYVPVPLSLLTDRMTFLQRTYNMLTYGMRLYLYRSIVGPHYSALCARYFDPGLDYFELFQAADIWLMTVDFVFEFPRPTMPNVVYIGGFPCKPAKDLPRDLEDFMQSSGEDGVIIMSLGTLVGQLPLDIADEMAAGFAELPQKVIMRYTGERPSTLGNNTLLVNWLPQNDLLGHPKTKVFVSHGGINGIYEAIYHGVPIVGLPLVFDQDDNLSKMRYRGAAKVLDIATINRHIFKEALLEVINEPSYRTNMQKLSRLHRDTPLKPLESAIFWTEFVMRHKGAGHLRVEAYKMPWYSYYSVDVVVFLLCVVLLTVFVMFNIIRCLCCRCGKRKRKQD, translated from the coding sequence atAAACATTTATATGCCTCACATAAGGATGGATTTTCTATTTGTTATCTTGTACATCATTCTAACAGTCACCCTCCCAGTGCATTGTGGGAAAATCCTGGTTTTTCCTCATGAAGGGAGTCACTGGATTAACCTGAATGTATTGATTCAGGAGCTTCATTCCAGGGGCCATCAGGTGACCGTGTTACGGGCACTGGACAGCTGGTACATCGCAGAGGATTCGCCCCATTACGTCTCCATAACAGTTCCTGTTTTCCTGGGAAGCGATGACAAATTCTACAGCAGTTTTGTGTTTAGACAACTTGAGATTAAAAGACAGGGACAATCTGCATGGACCAGATTCAAAATGGACATGTCTCTCAAAGAAAAGTTCTCTGAAGTGCACAAGAAGATCTGCGAAATGGTGATCCACATTATGGAGAAGGATCCCGTCCTGATAAAACAGCTGAAAGAAGCCAGTTTTGACTTGATGTTGACTGATCCGGCTAACGGAGGAGGCGTTGTACTCGCTCACTATCTTCATCTTCCTCTGGTGTTTAGCGTACGCTGGACGGTCCACGGAGAGGCGCATTTTGCAATAGCTCCATCCCCACTGTCTTACGTTCCCGTCCCTCTGTCTCTGTTGACGGATCGCATGACCTTTCTTCAGAGAACGTATAACATGCTGACGTACGGCATGAGGCTTTATCTGTACAGGAGCATCGTCGGCCCGCATTACAGTGCACTTTGTGCCCGGTATTTTGACCCCGGTTTGGATTATTTTGAGTTATTTCAAGCAGCCGATATTTGGCTGATGACGGTGGATTTTGTCTTCGAGTTTCCACGCCCGACCATGCCCAATGTCGTTTATATCGGCGGATTCCCTTGCAAGCCTGCGAAAGACCTTCCGAGAGATCTTGAGGATTTTATGCAAAGTTCTGGAGAAGATGGAGTCATCATTATGTCTTTAGGAACGCTGGTTGGACAGCTTCCACTTGACATAGCAGATGAAATGGCGGCTGGTTTTGCTGAACTTCCACAGAAAGTCATTATGAGATACACCGGAGAACGGCCATCTACTCTAGGCAACAACACTTTACTGGTTAACTGGTTACCGCAGAACGATCTCCTGGGACATCCTAAGACTAAAGTTTTTGTGTCCCACGGAGGAATTAATGGTATTTATGAAGCCATTTACCACGGTGTTCCCATCGTGGGGTTACCACTGGTGTTTGATCAAGATGATAACCTCTCAAAAATGAGATATAGAGGAGCAGCGAAGGTTTTGGACATAGCCACAATAAATAGACATATATTTAAAGAGGCTTTACTGGAAGTCATAAATGAACCGTCATACaggacaaacatgcaaaaacttTCTCGTCTCCATAGAGACACACCATTAAAACCGCTTGAGAGCGCCATCTTCTGGACCGAGTTTGTCATGAGACACAAAGGTGCCGGTCATTTGCGCGTCGAGGCCTATAAAATGCCCTGGTATTCATATTATAGTGTAGATGTTGTTGTGTTCTTACTGTGTGTCGTTTTATTGACAGTGTTTGTGATGTTTAATATCATCAGGTGTTTATGCTGCAGGTGTGGAAAGAGGAAAAGGAAACAGGATTGA